A stretch of Halocalculus aciditolerans DNA encodes these proteins:
- a CDS encoding enoyl-CoA hydratase/isomerase family protein produces the protein MIRTRRDGDVLAVTLDRPDRRNALTPDALADLERVVTDADAPVAFLSGAGSAFCAGADLGVVRGLRGDPDAADAFARRGQRTMNAIEDSDSVVVAGVDGPARGGGVELVLACDVAVAAPNASFAETGARIGLFGAWGGTRRLPLAVGATAARDLSFSARTIDAAEARDLGLVTRVVDDPRTVAHDIAENDPAALSELGTLLRDTTDRAASDDAEAAAFARLLAEPE, from the coding sequence GTGATTCGGACGCGCCGCGACGGCGACGTGCTGGCAGTGACGCTCGACCGACCGGACCGCCGGAACGCGCTGACACCCGACGCGCTCGCCGACCTCGAACGCGTCGTCACGGACGCGGACGCGCCCGTCGCGTTCCTCTCGGGCGCGGGGTCGGCGTTCTGCGCTGGCGCGGACCTCGGCGTCGTCCGCGGCCTCCGCGGCGACCCCGACGCGGCCGACGCGTTCGCGCGCCGCGGTCAGCGGACGATGAACGCTATCGAGGACTCCGATTCGGTCGTCGTCGCCGGCGTCGACGGCCCGGCGCGAGGCGGCGGCGTGGAACTTGTCCTCGCCTGCGACGTCGCGGTCGCCGCGCCGAACGCGTCGTTCGCGGAGACCGGCGCGCGCATCGGCCTGTTCGGCGCGTGGGGCGGCACGCGCCGCCTCCCGCTCGCGGTCGGCGCGACCGCCGCCCGCGACCTCTCCTTCTCCGCGCGGACTATCGACGCCGCCGAAGCCCGCGATCTCGGCCTCGTCACGCGCGTCGTCGACGACCCGCGAACGGTCGCCCACGACATCGCCGAGAACGACCCGGCCGCGCTCAGCGAACTCGGCACGCTCCTCCGGGACACGACGGACCGCGCGGCGAGCGACGACGCCGAAGCCGCCGCGTTCGCGCGCCTGCTCGCAGAACCCGAGTAA
- a CDS encoding NAD+ synthase, whose product MTKDTETDPSAEPGQIETDPSVEPGQIEPVDLRFSEDELADVRDHLVSFIREQTDAAGVDEVVLGLSGGIDSSSTASLAVEALGAENVHGLVMPGAVSTEENMSDAEVLAEDLGISFDVVEINPFVNTLLDTFPEAEDDRLAVGNARARTRAVVNYLVANHQGAMVLGTGNRTEAAIGYFTKYGDGAVDCHPIGNLYKQQVRQLARDLGVREEFVTKTPTAGLWAGQTDEEEIGMDYDTLDAIIALHIDGHVPAEATARIADTTLENVEHVADLHAKSEHKRQVPPAPDPLF is encoded by the coding sequence ATGACGAAGGATACTGAAACGGACCCGTCTGCCGAACCGGGTCAGATTGAAACGGATCCGTCCGTCGAGCCGGGTCAGATTGAGCCGGTGGACCTCCGGTTCTCGGAGGACGAGCTCGCGGACGTGCGCGACCACCTCGTGTCGTTCATCCGGGAGCAGACGGACGCGGCGGGCGTCGACGAGGTCGTGCTGGGGCTCTCGGGCGGCATCGATTCGTCGTCGACGGCGTCGCTGGCGGTGGAGGCGCTCGGCGCGGAGAACGTCCACGGGCTCGTGATGCCGGGGGCAGTGTCGACAGAAGAGAACATGAGCGACGCGGAGGTGCTCGCAGAGGACCTCGGTATCTCCTTCGACGTCGTGGAGATCAATCCGTTCGTGAACACGCTGCTGGACACGTTCCCGGAGGCGGAGGACGACCGGCTCGCGGTGGGGAACGCTCGGGCGCGGACCCGCGCGGTCGTGAACTATCTGGTTGCGAACCACCAGGGCGCGATGGTGCTCGGTACGGGGAACCGGACGGAGGCCGCCATCGGCTACTTCACGAAGTACGGGGACGGCGCGGTGGACTGCCATCCGATCGGGAACCTCTACAAACAGCAGGTCCGCCAGCTCGCGCGCGACCTCGGCGTCCGCGAGGAGTTCGTGACGAAGACGCCGACAGCGGGCCTCTGGGCCGGCCAAACGGACGAAGAAGAGATCGGGATGGATTACGACACGCTCGACGCGATCATCGCGTTGCACATCGACGGGCACGTGCCGGCGGAGGCGACGGCGCGCATCGCCGACACGACGCTGGAGAACGTCGAGCACGTCGCCGACCTCCACGCGAAGAGCGAGCACAAACGCCAGGTCCCGCCCGCGCCCGACCCCCTCTTCTAA
- a CDS encoding acyltransferase, whose translation MTKRHVSLPADAETTLRGFVETVDDRLAGDEDTAAVVEDVLVDLNGDRDAFEAWKNGASVSRAEEARFRNYNPRNATLESEYYAEKDEEAFAASKPLQWLWRQFDDTPLADNIEFALRFRQMLANHLFADAGDNLRLFKGISMTYGHNIELGDNVVIHDGVHLDDRGKLTVGDRVSISDNAHVYTHDHDIVDQTAVENFHTIVEDDARVTQGAMVRAGVRIGRNSIVGARAIAQEDVPAHHVAVGSPAKSVRVKPGFEDDAVPLDAGDRDRKAERKLDSTVPDDVDVFDEFGRS comes from the coding sequence ATGACTAAGCGACACGTCTCACTGCCAGCGGACGCGGAGACGACGCTCCGAGGGTTCGTCGAGACGGTGGACGACCGGCTCGCCGGCGACGAGGACACGGCGGCGGTCGTCGAGGACGTTCTCGTGGATTTGAACGGTGACCGGGACGCGTTCGAGGCGTGGAAGAACGGCGCGTCGGTGTCGCGCGCCGAGGAGGCGCGGTTCCGGAACTACAACCCGCGGAACGCCACGCTGGAGTCCGAGTACTACGCGGAGAAAGACGAAGAGGCGTTCGCGGCGTCGAAGCCGCTCCAGTGGCTGTGGCGGCAGTTCGACGACACGCCGCTCGCGGACAACATCGAGTTCGCGCTGCGCTTCCGGCAGATGCTCGCGAACCACCTCTTCGCGGACGCCGGCGACAACCTCCGGCTGTTCAAGGGTATCTCGATGACCTACGGACACAACATCGAGCTGGGCGACAACGTCGTCATCCACGACGGCGTCCACTTAGACGACCGCGGGAAGCTCACCGTCGGCGACCGCGTCTCCATCAGCGACAACGCGCACGTCTACACGCACGACCACGACATCGTCGACCAGACCGCGGTGGAGAACTTCCACACTATCGTGGAGGACGACGCGCGCGTCACGCAGGGCGCGATGGTCCGAGCCGGCGTGCGGATCGGGCGGAACAGCATCGTCGGCGCGCGCGCCATCGCACAGGAGGACGTGCCCGCACACCACGTCGCGGTCGGGTCGCCCGCGAAGAGCGTTCGCGTGAAGCCCGGGTTCGAGGACGACGCGGTGCCGCTCGACGCCGGCGACCGCGACCGCAAGGCCGAGCGGAAACTCGACAGCACCGTCCCCGACGACGTCGACGTCTTCGACGAGTTCGGCCGCTCCTAA
- the yciH gene encoding stress response translation initiation inhibitor YciH, with the protein MADDDVFENVPDVGEDLARAEQRLTVRVERRTYNKPVTVVEGFDPDAVDVRDIGTQLKKRLGAGGTVKDTSVEVQGDHEDRVRDILTEMGFAVED; encoded by the coding sequence ATGGCCGACGACGACGTCTTCGAGAACGTCCCCGACGTCGGGGAGGACCTCGCCCGCGCCGAGCAACGCCTCACCGTTCGCGTCGAACGCCGCACCTACAACAAACCCGTCACCGTCGTCGAGGGCTTCGATCCCGACGCCGTCGACGTCAGAGACATCGGCACCCAGCTGAAGAAGCGACTCGGAGCCGGCGGCACGGTGAAAGACACCAGCGTCGAAGTCCAGGGCGACCACGAAGACCGCGTCCGCGACATCCTCACCGAGATGGGCTTCGCGGTCGAAGACTGA
- a CDS encoding cupin domain-containing protein: METVDLSEVEIVEAVPGVHLAQLAVGDEMSVQYFHIESGAEVPAHDHPHEQAGWIYEGALTFRVDGEEHVVASEESYVIPGGESHGVVNEGDDPVLGVDIFSPPRANPDWQE; the protein is encoded by the coding sequence ATGGAGACCGTCGACCTCTCGGAAGTCGAAATCGTCGAAGCCGTCCCCGGCGTCCACCTCGCCCAGCTCGCCGTCGGCGACGAGATGAGCGTCCAGTACTTCCACATCGAATCCGGCGCGGAAGTCCCCGCCCACGACCACCCCCACGAGCAAGCCGGCTGGATCTACGAGGGCGCGCTCACCTTCCGCGTCGACGGCGAAGAGCACGTCGTCGCGAGCGAGGAGTCCTACGTCATCCCCGGCGGCGAATCCCACGGCGTCGTCAACGAAGGCGACGACCCCGTCCTCGGCGTCGACATCTTCAGCCCGCCGCGGGCGAACCCAGACTGGCAGGAGTAA
- a CDS encoding DUF5817 domain-containing protein, with amino-acid sequence MYAVVGCRECSNLWVVEGRPKTTQCPRCGHRRAWEKLKKFVTTEDKAHAVEVRASMLANRSGHGEAFAEMDSFDALESQAEEAVVSDDEYLEGSGLDADAVAVAGERAGSGGGGSRSRTETVKDAVRELDEPTADAVAAYCEEHGVDGGWAREALERFARRGEMTESRGVYRVL; translated from the coding sequence ATGTACGCGGTCGTCGGATGCCGGGAGTGCAGTAACCTCTGGGTCGTCGAGGGGCGGCCGAAGACCACGCAGTGTCCGCGCTGCGGGCACCGGCGGGCGTGGGAGAAGCTGAAGAAGTTCGTGACGACGGAGGACAAAGCGCACGCGGTGGAGGTCCGCGCGTCGATGCTGGCGAACCGCTCCGGGCACGGCGAGGCGTTCGCGGAGATGGACTCTTTCGACGCGCTCGAATCGCAGGCGGAGGAGGCCGTAGTGAGTGACGACGAGTACCTGGAGGGCTCCGGGCTCGACGCCGACGCGGTCGCGGTAGCTGGGGAGCGCGCTGGCTCGGGCGGCGGCGGGTCGCGCAGTCGGACGGAGACCGTGAAGGACGCGGTCCGCGAGCTCGACGAGCCGACGGCTGACGCCGTCGCCGCCTACTGCGAGGAACATGGCGTCGACGGCGGGTGGGCGCGCGAAGCCCTCGAACGGTTCGCGCGCCGCGGCGAGATGACCGAATCCCGCGGCGTCTACCGCGTCCTCTGA
- the hmgA gene encoding hydroxymethylglutaryl-CoA reductase (NADPH) produces MTEVSDLADRVRDGDLRLHELEDHVDADTATAVRRRLVEAQSGASLDEVGSYTFPATAAESAIENMVGAIQVPMGVAGPVTVNGAAAEGDHYLPIATTEGALLASVNRGCSVLNAAGGASARVTKSGMTRAPVFRVADVVEAEALVSWVRDNEEELREAAEATTSHGELLDVTPYVVGNSVYLRFRYDTKDAMGMNMATIATGEACDVVEEHTDASLVALSGNLCADKKPAAVNAVEGRGRSVTADVTVPRDVVEDRLHTTPEAVAELNTRKNLVGSAKAASLGFNAHVANVVAAMFLATGQDEAQVVEGANAITTADVTEDGDLYCSVSIASLEVGTVGGGTKLPTQSEGLDVLGYAGGGDPAGSNADALAECITTGALAGELSLLSALASRHLSSAHQDLGR; encoded by the coding sequence ATGACCGAGGTTTCGGACCTTGCCGACCGGGTGCGCGACGGTGACCTCCGACTGCACGAGCTCGAAGACCACGTGGACGCGGACACGGCGACCGCGGTCCGCCGCCGCCTCGTCGAAGCACAGTCCGGCGCGAGCCTCGACGAAGTCGGCTCGTACACGTTCCCGGCGACCGCCGCGGAGTCCGCCATCGAGAACATGGTCGGCGCGATTCAGGTGCCGATGGGCGTCGCCGGCCCCGTCACGGTGAACGGCGCGGCCGCAGAGGGCGACCACTACCTCCCGATCGCGACGACCGAGGGCGCGCTCCTCGCGTCCGTGAACCGGGGCTGCAGCGTTCTGAACGCCGCCGGCGGGGCGAGCGCGAGAGTGACGAAGTCCGGGATGACGCGCGCGCCGGTCTTCCGCGTCGCCGACGTCGTCGAGGCCGAAGCCCTCGTCTCCTGGGTGCGCGACAACGAGGAGGAACTCCGCGAGGCCGCCGAGGCGACGACGAGTCACGGCGAGCTCCTCGACGTCACGCCGTACGTCGTCGGGAACTCCGTCTACCTCCGCTTCCGCTACGACACCAAGGACGCGATGGGGATGAACATGGCCACCATCGCGACCGGCGAGGCCTGCGACGTCGTCGAGGAACACACCGACGCCTCGCTCGTCGCGCTCTCCGGCAACCTCTGCGCGGACAAGAAACCCGCCGCCGTCAACGCCGTCGAGGGCCGCGGGCGCTCCGTCACCGCCGACGTCACCGTCCCCCGCGACGTCGTCGAAGACCGGCTCCACACCACCCCGGAAGCCGTCGCCGAGCTCAACACGCGGAAGAACCTCGTCGGCTCCGCGAAAGCCGCGAGCCTCGGGTTCAACGCCCACGTCGCCAACGTCGTCGCCGCCATGTTCCTCGCCACCGGCCAGGACGAGGCCCAGGTCGTCGAAGGCGCGAACGCCATCACGACCGCCGACGTCACCGAGGACGGCGACCTCTACTGCTCCGTCTCCATCGCTTCTCTGGAGGTCGGGACCGTCGGCGGCGGCACCAAACTCCCCACGCAGTCCGAGGGCCTCGACGTCCTCGGCTACGCGGGCGGCGGCGACCCCGCCGGCAGCAACGCCGACGCCCTCGCCGAATGTATTACCACTGGGGCGCTCGCGGGCGAACTCAGCCTCCTCTCCGCCCTCGCCTCCCGCCACCTCTCCAGCGCCCACCAGGACCTCGGCCGCTAG